In Kordiimonas pumila, a single genomic region encodes these proteins:
- a CDS encoding DUF4340 domain-containing protein, which produces MTAKNFMSERITNILGYATLVAIMAAIWIMFGEDPALDQGGRGEPTFEGLVDKINDTTTVTLKQAGTTTTLVKDGAVWRVQERGGYPAETETVTAFLKGLALSKRREPKTSNADRYDVLGLAAEAVSISLQSSDNKDFLHFKMGKRASNASGRSLTYIVQETDTRSWLVTGLEDASADPATWLDKTLLSIDDARVRDVSLGGVWLTRKQGESDYKVQGLRAGEEAAATWKLSEPARVITSLSFDDVKELANPLVDPAGVVELSTYYGLVLSLKLFDMGGSLYVQVLASADTSAHKQGAGTVDDMPVVDAAAEAGAINHKTRGWVYRLSSADSDILSRSRADFIVEKTE; this is translated from the coding sequence ATGACTGCGAAAAATTTCATGTCTGAACGCATTACCAATATTCTAGGCTATGCCACCCTTGTTGCCATTATGGCGGCAATCTGGATCATGTTTGGCGAAGACCCGGCGCTGGATCAGGGCGGGCGCGGCGAACCCACATTCGAAGGGCTGGTCGACAAGATTAATGACACGACTACTGTAACATTAAAACAGGCGGGCACCACCACCACGCTTGTGAAAGACGGTGCTGTGTGGCGGGTTCAGGAGCGCGGTGGCTATCCGGCAGAAACGGAAACTGTGACAGCTTTCTTGAAAGGGCTGGCACTGTCAAAACGCCGGGAACCGAAAACATCAAACGCAGACAGATATGATGTGCTGGGCCTCGCCGCTGAAGCTGTTAGCATTAGCTTGCAAAGCTCTGACAACAAAGATTTTCTGCATTTCAAAATGGGCAAGCGCGCAAGCAATGCGTCTGGTCGTTCGCTCACCTATATTGTGCAAGAAACCGACACCCGCTCGTGGCTGGTAACGGGGCTGGAAGATGCGTCGGCCGACCCAGCTACATGGCTTGATAAAACCTTGCTGTCGATCGATGATGCCCGCGTGCGCGATGTATCACTGGGCGGGGTGTGGCTTACTCGCAAGCAGGGCGAAAGCGATTATAAAGTGCAGGGCCTGAGGGCTGGCGAAGAAGCCGCTGCCACCTGGAAATTGAGCGAACCGGCACGGGTGATCACAAGCCTTTCATTTGATGATGTGAAAGAGCTTGCAAACCCGCTTGTTGATCCTGCTGGTGTGGTGGAGCTGTCAACATATTACGGGCTGGTGCTGTCGTTGAAGCTGTTTGATATGGGGGGTAGCTTGTATGTGCAGGTTTTAGCCAGCGCTGACACGAGCGCCCATAAGCAGGGTGCGGGCACTGTGGACGACATGCCCGTTGTTGATGCAGCAGCAGAAGCAGGGGCTATCAACCATAAAACCCGGGGCTGGGTTTACAGGCTCTCATCTGCGGATAGCGATATTTTAAGCCGCAGCCGGGCCGATTTTATTGTCGAAAAAACAGAATAA
- the htpG gene encoding molecular chaperone HtpG: MSETTAEPKTEKMGFETEVSRLLHMMVHSVYSDREIFLRELISNASDACDKLRYEALTNPGLKTGKDFGIAITVDKAAKTITVADNGVGMNREELIANLGTIARSGTANFVNELTGDSKKDVQLIGQFGVGFYSVFMVADSVVVTTKKAGDTTAWRWTSTGEGTYEIGEAEKASEGTNIVLNIKDDADEFLEQYRLKNIVTTYSDHIAVPITLAIKGGDEADKEAEEAKVVNNGSAIWARPKSDITDEQYAEFYKHVGHAFDEPAHRLHYKVEGMQEYTVLLFIPTAKPMDLFDPARKNRVKLYVKRVFISDEGTDLLPGWLRFMRGVVDSQDLPLNVSREMLQNNPVVARMSKAITNKVLGELETLATKETEKFEKIWTEFGAVIKEGIYEDFARRDQLLKLARFKSTNGDGWTSLADYVARMKDKQSKIYYITGLDEKNLRRSPQIEGFKSRGLEVLILPDAVDDFWLQGAPDFEGKPFASVTRGSSDLDDIAESDTAEKKDKAPEGEVTTLITLMKEVLGDKVSDVRASSRLTETASCLVASDTGMDMAMERLLKAHNQLDSVTAKVLEINPSHGLIKTLAHKAGDKGALDSLTDPVWLVFDQARILEGDTLDDPSAFARRLSSALEKGLA, encoded by the coding sequence ATGTCAGAGACAACAGCCGAACCAAAAACTGAAAAAATGGGATTTGAAACCGAAGTATCGCGCCTTTTGCATATGATGGTGCATTCTGTTTATTCGGACCGCGAAATTTTCCTGCGGGAGCTGATCTCGAATGCGTCTGATGCGTGCGATAAACTGCGCTATGAAGCGCTTACCAACCCCGGCCTTAAAACCGGCAAGGATTTTGGCATCGCCATCACGGTTGATAAAGCCGCTAAAACCATCACGGTTGCCGATAACGGCGTTGGTATGAACCGCGAAGAGCTGATCGCGAACCTTGGCACCATCGCGCGCTCTGGCACGGCGAACTTTGTGAACGAACTAACCGGCGACAGCAAAAAAGACGTGCAGCTTATCGGCCAGTTTGGTGTGGGCTTTTATTCTGTTTTCATGGTGGCAGACAGTGTTGTTGTAACCACAAAAAAAGCGGGTGATACAACAGCATGGCGCTGGACCAGTACCGGCGAAGGCACGTATGAGATCGGCGAAGCTGAAAAAGCGTCTGAGGGTACAAATATTGTGCTGAACATCAAGGATGATGCTGATGAGTTCCTTGAGCAGTACCGCCTGAAAAACATTGTCACCACCTACAGCGACCATATTGCCGTACCGATTACACTAGCCATAAAAGGCGGTGATGAGGCTGATAAAGAAGCCGAAGAAGCAAAGGTTGTTAACAATGGCTCTGCCATCTGGGCGCGGCCAAAATCAGACATAACTGACGAACAGTATGCCGAGTTTTATAAGCATGTTGGCCACGCATTTGACGAGCCCGCCCACCGCCTGCATTATAAGGTAGAGGGCATGCAGGAATATACGGTCCTGCTGTTTATCCCAACCGCCAAACCGATGGACCTGTTTGACCCAGCGCGTAAAAACCGCGTGAAACTGTATGTAAAGCGCGTGTTTATTTCTGACGAAGGCACAGACCTGCTGCCGGGTTGGCTGCGCTTTATGCGCGGTGTGGTTGATAGCCAAGACCTGCCCCTGAACGTCAGCCGCGAGATGCTGCAAAACAACCCTGTTGTTGCACGCATGTCAAAAGCGATCACCAACAAGGTGCTGGGAGAACTGGAAACACTGGCGACAAAAGAAACCGAAAAGTTCGAAAAAATCTGGACTGAATTTGGCGCTGTTATCAAGGAAGGCATCTACGAAGATTTTGCCCGCCGCGATCAGTTGCTGAAACTCGCGCGGTTTAAATCAACGAACGGTGACGGCTGGACCAGCCTTGCCGATTATGTTGCCCGCATGAAAGACAAGCAGTCGAAAATCTATTATATCACCGGTCTGGATGAAAAGAACCTGCGCAGAAGCCCCCAGATTGAGGGCTTTAAATCTCGTGGTCTTGAAGTGCTTATTCTGCCGGACGCGGTGGATGATTTCTGGCTGCAAGGTGCGCCTGATTTTGAAGGCAAACCTTTTGCCTCAGTGACCCGTGGCAGCAGTGACCTTGACGATATCGCCGAATCTGACACGGCTGAGAAAAAAGACAAAGCCCCAGAGGGCGAGGTCACAACGCTTATTACCCTCATGAAAGAAGTGCTGGGCGATAAGGTGTCTGATGTGCGCGCCTCCAGCCGCCTGACAGAAACCGCATCCTGCCTTGTGGCATCTGACACCGGCATGGATATGGCGATGGAGCGCTTGCTGAAGGCCCATAACCAGCTTGATAGTGTGACCGCGAAGGTGCTGGAAATTAACCCCTCACACGGGCTTATTAAAACGCTGGCCCATAAAGCGGGCGACAAGGGCGCGCTTGATAGCCTCACTGACCCGGTGTGGCTGGTGTTCGACCAAGCCCGTATTCTGGAAGGCGACACACTGGATGACCCATCAGCTTTTGCTCGCCGCCTGAGCAGCGCACTGGAAAAAGGCTTAGCGTAA